The window GAGTGGTCCTCGCCAGGGAACAGAGCGCCCCCACGGGGATAGGGCGGGTTGAAGCCACCCCACCTTACGCTCCCTGCTCCTCTAATCCGGGTACAAAAGAAAGCCCGAGAAGGTGCTGTACTTGTTGTTATTGCCTCCGTGCGCCTTTCCGCCGTCCAGCTTCACATACACCTCGTCCCCCGAATCAAGGTGTAGCACCACGCTGTTACTGGCGTAGTCGTAGTTCTGGTCCGCATCCTGGGCGATGGCGCTGGCCCGGACCTGGGGGCAAGCCATCAGAGCGGGTGGGCTCGAATACCTCTACCTGGGCCCTTGCCCGACCCCCCACGTGGCATGCCCCCTGGCCGGCCTTCCGCCTGCCCCTCAAGGGTCCACGCTCCCACCCAGGCTCCACGCTCTCTCTCCAACTTAGCCAACTCCTTCCCTGCCCCCTAGTCTCCACAGTCGCCAGATCTGGGAAGAAGGGAGGCAGAGGGCTTCGGGGACACTGACCCAGTAGGGAAGAGGGGGAACCAGGGGCCAGGGCCAAGAAGAAGGGAGACGGGGAGGGCACAGGGGAGAATGGGGCGCACAGGGAGATAAAGAAGAATGAGGTTTCCGGGAACCCCATGGGGCTTCAGGCGGCAATGCAAACAGCAGGGGAGTGCAATTTGTGTAGTAGGGAACCCAACCTCCGGAGCTACCGGGCAAAAGCGACCAGGACGCACTGGGAGACGCGATGCTGCGGTGCGCTCCCTCCCAACGGGGAGAAAGAGACTGAGTTCTCAGGAGCTTTGGGGCGCTGGGTGGGAACGAGGGTCCGCGGGGACTTGCGAGGGTGGAGGGGAAGCGGAGGTGTCACTGACCTGGCCATTCTTGCAGAGGTCCGCCCACATGCTGGTGCCGTCGCCGCCGCGCATGAGGATGTGGTAGGTGAAGAAGTAGATGCCACGCACCTGACAGCTGAACTTGCCCGTAGTAGGGTCGTAGTGATTGCCGAGATTGGTGACCACGTCGTCGAATTTGAGCACTTCGTAGCCTTCGTGGGGGCTCTTAAGACCCACATAGAAGGCGATCTTGGGACCGCTGAAGGCGGCGCTCAACGCGCCAGTCACTTCGCCCTCAGAGTCACCGCCGCCCCCGGTTCCGCCACCCACCACCCCGACACCTCCTGCCGCGCCCGCCGTCAGCTGCAGGCCAGGTAGCCCGGGCCGCCCAGAGTCGCCCTTCTCCCCCGGGGGACCCCGGGGTCCAGGTGGGCCCGGCTCTCCCGGGGGGCCCCGCGGTCCCGGCTTGCCAGGTCTCCCCGGGTCGCCCTTGGGTCCCTGGATGAAAGGGGGCGGAGGGTTGACGCTCAGGTCCTGTATGACTTCCAGCGCGGCAGTGCTGGGTCCCGGCGGCGGAGCCTTGGCGCCCGCGGGCCCCGCACCGGGTGCGGCGGTGTAGGGGTCGCAGATCATGCGGCAGGTGCCCATCATCTCGTAGTGCGCCGCGCCGGGGGGCGCCGCCTGCAGCAGCAACGGCACGGCGATAAGCAGCCCCAGCGCCATGGCCAGGAGCACGCCGACGGCCGCCAGGCAGGCGCGGCGCCGCCGCTGCCACAGCCGGGAGGCAACCGCCACCAGCTCCTCCTTGCCGCCCGGGGAGGTAATGGTCGGGCGGCGCAGGCGGCCCCGCTCCCCGCGCTCGGGGGCGGACTCCGCGGGTCCTGGTCGCGCCCCCGACGTGGCGACCCCTTCCTCTGGGCGCGCAACTACTTCAGCGAGAGGCACCCTGGCCCAGGCGCCGGTGCCCACCGCGCTGGGACTGCTCAGGAGAGCCCCGGAGCCCAGCACGCATGGCGGGGAGCGCACAGGACGAGCCCGGCGCCCAGCGGGTCCCGGCGGCTGCGGCCAGGGAGCACTGGGTGGCAAGGCGGAGTCCCGCGAGGGCTCGCGCTGCCTCCTGCCCGGTTCGGCTGGACTCAGCAGGGATCAGCGCGCAGGGAGGGCGCTCGGGCTCCGCGGCGCGCTCTGCTCTGCTCTCCCGCTGCTCGCTGGCTGCCGCGCGGAGGGGGGACCCAGCTACCCTGACGTAAGGAGTCCGGGGCTGAGCGGCGGAGGCGGCGAGGAAGCAGCGCGCGCTGCCATCACTTGGGAGACGGCGCCCTCATGTCATCAGCCTTCTGTCCTCCTCCTATCGGGCGGCGTCCCAGGCAGAGGCGGCAAAGGCGCGGTTCCTCCTGGCGGCGCCTGGGAGCCACAAGTGGGCGCCGCGGGCTCAGCCGGGACCTAGCTTCTCAGGCACACCCACCAGAGGCCACACTCACGCGCCTCCCACCCGCCACACACTTACGGGCGCACACAGGCACGTCCACAGGGCCACGAAGACGCCCGGAATCCCGATGCCAGCAAGGTCCTTCGGGGATCTCCTAATCCACCCCCTGCCTGCAAGCAGGACTAGACTTAGTCAAGGAGAATCTCAGTCCCTTAAGCCCAGGAGAGAAGAACTTTCTGAAAGCTCTTCGGAGTTACGTCTTCAGAATGGAATAAATCTCACTTCAGGGTCTTCGCACACCTAACCGGAGTACTTCAAGCTGCCAAAGAGGTACCGGAAAACCAGCCCACCAGCTCTTTTAATGACTCTGAAAAGCTGAAAACCCCCAATACAAGAGTCTACTAGCgagacttccctgggagtccagccGTTAGGACtatgcgcttccactgcagggggcgtggttTCAATCTCTGAtttgagaactaagatcctgcctgctgcttGCCGGATAGccgaaagaaaaaaagaatagactACTCTCGACTCTTCTCTTCCACGCAAAGAATGGCCTGCCCTTGTACTCTGTATAAAGTTCATTTAAATCCAGATCCCTGGCACCCAGCCCTTGGTGGTAACCTTGGTGCACTCAGCTTCATTCCTATCCTGCCACTGCCAGGTAGATCCACAGACAGATTCCTTTGGACATTCCCAGTTTCTGGTCCTACTGACCTGGGtcgagttattaaaaaaaaaaaaaaaaaaatagtccaaaGCCATTCTGAGCCAAAGCTGTGACACCTAATTTAGAGAATTGGGAAGACCTCCAGTTCAGAAATCAAAAGCTCTGTTTTCTGGTTCTGCTCTTGCCCTGCATATGACTTTGGGCATATTGTTTCCTGCTCCAAGCCTTCGTTTTCCTAAAAGGCAGTCATCCTGACAGGAGAATTCACCAGGATGGAATGCCTGGGAGGAAAGTCAGTGGCTGATGTCAGTGTTTGGCAGAGCCTCCGTGTCTCTGGAACGGATTCGCCTTCCTGAGGCTGTTGCTTTTGAGGAGAACATTCATTTATCAGGTATTGCGTTGTCGTGGGttacttaaaatttcatttttttttctttctggtaccTCTGGGTCATTCCCCCTCTCCACTTCACATGGGTCCAGCCTCTTCCTTCATTGGTGTCTCTCCCAGGGCATAGCAGAAAATCTGGCACCTGGTAGGCCTTCACTACAGATTTGTGGAAAAGATGACTGAATCTAGCTTGAAGCAAACTTGACCCAGGTGAGAAGAGGGAGACTGggctcatttattgagcacctactatgatgCATCAGGCACTTGCATGTGCTGCTTCACTTACTCCTCCCAACAGTCCTGCAGATCAGCAATCATTCTCCATTGTTCAGATGAGAAGACAGAGGGTTTAAAAGTGTGAAGTGCTTGCCCAGTCCTCTGCTCATGTAACAGAGCTGGACTTCTCCCACCTGGATAAGGGGCTCTAAGAACCTGGCAGTGAACATAGCACTGGCCATTAGCTCCCGGCCATGTTCTTTACTGGTTGGCTGGGTCCTAGGAgtcctctcttcccttccctaaGGCCACCTCTAGAACTGAGGAGCCACAGTGATTCGAGGAGCTACAGTGCCTGGTTCCAGTCTTGGCTCCGCAACTTCTTgtcttgtgtgaccttgggcaaattgcttcacctccctgagcctcagtcccCATGTGTGTAGAATGGGAATGACAGATGTCCCTTTCAAGTTATCGAGATTTGTTTTTtgttagtagctaagtcatgtcatgGACTGCATGGTCAATGCTGGAAGCAACTATGTCCAAATGTTACCTGTGATTAGCAGAGTGCTCATTACCTGTTCAGCCTCTGtgtttcctgttgttgttgttatttagctgctaagtcatgtcctactcttttgcgaccccatggactgtagcccatcaggctcctctgtccatgggatttcccaggcaagagtactggagtggtttgccattttcttctccagggaatcttcccaactcaggaatcaaacccatatctcctgcactgcaggtagatactttaccactgagtcaccgaGGAGCCCCATTgagagattaaatgagttaattaataCAAAGGCCTTAGAACAATAGCTGGATCAGTAAACGTTCACAATCATTATTAACTAATAATACTTTGGACCTCCACCATCACACTTAAGACTACTTCTCAAGTGAAATATGTGGGCAGGAAGCCCATGTATGGTGGGAAAAGTGGATTTATTTCAAAAACAGGGAGACCCTGAGATCATCCACACATCCTATCCTTCTGGAAAGCAGAGAAGGACCACACCATCTGTTCCACATTCCCCTGAGACTGCCCTGCTCTGGCTTCCTGCCCTCGATCAAGACTGTCCAGTGTTTTCAGTCACTGGTTCCACCTGGACAAACATTTTTGAGGTATACATTCAGTTTGAGTTCCTCAGCCCTGCGGACCACCATCTCCTAGTTCTAGTGCTTTTGCCCCTGCAGGATTTGGgcagggaagaagaaaggaggagcAAATGTTTGCTACTCAGGCTTTTGCTTTCGCAGACCTCAGACAAAGCAACCTTTCCAGGGGATCAGCATTCCTGGAAGCAACTATAGACTTGCAGGGAGGAGGGTCATTTCCCAAGGCCAGACCTCTACCAAGGGCAGGGAAAGCAGCAGCTAGAGCAGGGGGAGAGCTGGCAGCCTCCTCCCCACCAGCCACATGAGTCATGATGAGGTCCttcccctgccctccctccctcccttctatgTGGCAGAGTTAGACAGAGTAGCCTGCTAGAGTGCTAAACACACCTTCTCATCTCCCAGCTTTTGCTCCCCCTGGAGGGACCAACATCATCATCAGTGACCGTCTTCTCATTAATATTAATTATGACCTTTattagcataataccttccatTTAGACTGTAGTGTTACATTTCAAGGCTCAGTAATGGCTCAATCTGCCCCAAATTGCCCTTAATAATCCAGCCTGCTTTCCTTTCACCAATATCCACTGACAGTCTACTATGTGCCAACTAACCAACTCCACCTTCTCATATCCCAAAGCCCTAGTGGTCACACATACAGTTTGACACTTGATCACACACTGTCTTATCTGCTACTTTGATGACTCTCCACCAGCAGTGAATCCCACTCTTCATTCATCAGCACTGCAGTGTCTTCAACCTGGCATGACTGTCCCCCCTCATCTGCCCTGCCTAATTATCCTTCAGTTCCCAGTGAAGTCCCTTGTCCAAAGTCTTCCCTAACCTCTTCCCAAGCAGAATTGATAATTCTTGCCTGTATACCCTTAAACTATCTTGAATGTACATACCCTGGCTATCATGTTTCatacaaatatttctttattgttaGCCTCCCCAACCAGGGTGTGAGCTCCAGTAGGGCAGAAAATCACACCATTTATTCATTAATGCATGTGTCATTCATTTgtcccacaaatatttattgtattgtataccaggcactgtgttatATGCTGAGTGTGCAGAGGAGAACAATATAGGTGTGATCCTTTCCTTTCTTGCTCTCCTGCGAGGTCTCCTTAACTCCCTCCACCTCTTTCTACTTGTGTTATTTGAGTTTGCATCTAAACATGGCATGCCTGTGTGTTggctttctttgctttctttaaatTAGACTTGTGAGCCAATTGGACCACAAGCTCTTTAGAGACATCATCTTGAATACACTGGCCAAACTTTTGCCCCTGTCCCCAGTGGGAAGGGCATCATGATCTGAATTCAGAGAGGTAGGCTGGGGTCACATCACACAAAGTCTTAAAGATGGGAGACACTTGAGCATGTTTATTTGCTTGTGAAAATGGCACAGTATGAAGGGAGAAACCGACAATCAAGAGAAAGCTGAGATAATCCAATACCTGAAGTTCTTAATAACTGATCCATgacagatgctcaataaaaattttatgtttagcAGTAATAATATGggcaatatttattgagcactaacCACGCTCAGGTACTCTGCCAAGAATTTTAGGTATATTAATTCTTATAATGTTCTATGAGATGTGTGTCCCtgttttatagctgaggaaacaCAGGGTGgtggtaaatatatatttgacaagATATCATTTTTGTATGTAATTTTTCTAGTAGTTGATCCAGGTCATGTTGGGATTCCAGATGTGTCTCCAGATCTTAAGTGCCAACCACTAGATCACTGGCTGAAGAATTCATGTGCATTTACTTTTACCTCCCAACTAAACTGTAAGCCTCTCAAGAGCAGGGACTATTGTGAGGACATAGTAAATGTTCGGTAAACATTTCTAATACTTTCACTATTTTGTATTGTTTGAAAATTTTACTTACGTTAGCTCAAGTCATGATGTGCTCAaggaataaaaattttgaaaagatagTCTTTATCTATCTTTTCAGGAAGAGTAAGAAATGAGGGCAAAGAAGGAGCACCAACTTTGTCAGCCATTTAAGTTCCAGTTAGTCTTTGCAAAAACCAGAGTGATCTTCCTtatttcctcccaccctccctcccttccttccttttcctttcttctgtccttcttccctcccactctccctctcttctttcctacTTTCCTTATTCCTTCACTTATTTGCTCATTGAGTCTCTCAGTAAgaattttattgagcacctactatatgcagAATGCCCTGCTGTGCCAGAGTAGGATCAGTGGGAGCATGGAATGGAGGATTCAAGATGAGGTCCTTACTAAAGAGCTTACAGACTTAGTTGGAGGGACTAACAAATAGAAAGCACCCAAGTAGTCACGTAATACATCATTTAGGTGGTATAGACAAGGGTATAGACAGGAAGAGGTTGCTAAAATCAAGGCATTGTGGCCATGGCCCTTGAGGAAGTCTGTCccaggatgaagagacagagaataACCTTAAAGGACAGCTAATATTTGAACTGATCAGGTATCTAGGTGGATAATGGAGGTCAAGTCTTCTAAGGAGTGGAGAAGAGGCTTGTCTATACAGGGCAGAGGGGACTGTGCAAGGCTGGTGTAGACAATAAGCTGTACACGTTACCTTTCCCAGCAAGTcgccccaccaccacctccctgcAAATGTTGATTACTCTGCCCTCTGGCTCTGTTTTCTTTATGAACTTTCTAGAGATATTATTGTAGGCATTACCTGTGCCTCTCTTTATATATCCAGCCCCCAGCCTCCCAATCTTCAACTGTGTTTATTGAGTGATGGCTTTGAAAAAAAGATAATGGCAATAACAGTTTCTACTCTGTGTGGGGCACTGGGCTAAGTGTTCTGTGGGGATGGGTCCCACAGCCTCTCCCAGTCCTTTCGGACAGGAACAGATGCCCCACAGCTGTGGACCAGAGAGTGGCTAAGGCTGAGTACACAGGCTCCCGCTCTTCTGAGAATCAGGGCCACCGTGACCTGAGGACTCTGTTTCTATTTCAGCTCCTGAGACGCtgaagggggaggaggaagagcaCTCCAGCCTCAGGCCCTGAAGATATTCAGACAACCCTACTTGAAGGCGGATGAGGAAGAGCCCACTGGGCCCATTAgcccagaagcagcagcaacacatttgAGTCAAGAGGGTCAGCCAGCCCTTGAAAGTGCACGCCTGACTCTCCTAGGCGAGGAGCCCAGATTATCTCTGCTTTGATGAGCTGGCCCTGGCTGCGTCTTCACAGAGCTATGGGTCTGTAGCTATCCCTCATATGTTTTCTCCAGAACTCAAGTCCCATGAAACAGCCCTAACTGCCAAAGACAGCTCTTTCCGAAACCCCAGGGAATAGTGATTTAACCTGAGACTCCCCCACTAAGCCACAGTGTGCCAGCTATTTGGGTCACACCACCCTGCATCTCTCAATCCTCTAACAGGCATTCCAATTACTCATCAATGCAAGCAAGTAttcattgagtgcctactatgtgcaagaTATGGGGGATACagctgaaagcagagacatcctgTCCTTGCTGACTGAGTAAGCTTACAATTTTGGTGGATTACTTTTCCAACCTCTTCTCTTGTCTTCCTGATAACATCCACCAACATGGACTTCACCTCATCTAAGCCTGGGACTGGGGCAATACATGTGACAATCTCAGATGGCCTTTGTGGTATCCTGCTTCTCTTGAGTGTGTTTCCCCTCTGGGAGGCTGTATGTTCCTCAGGCAAAGACACTTCCATTTGGTCTCCTCATCCCCACAGGACTGATCCAGGGACTGACCACTCAATACGCATTTGTGGGATGGAGCAgaatgaaacaggaaacccaaTGCTAGGTGGTTTTTCTCTGGGCAGCACAGCAAGCCACCAACAGCCCCAGAGGCCACCAGAGAAGTAAGTGTAGcttcttgcttttgttttctttgcaagTTTGCTATTAATAAAGCAAGTTTGCACGTCCTGAAAACGTGCCTATGGGTTGCCAATGGAAGCAGGCTTTTGATTCAAAAATTCATCTGAGATCATAAGGATTTCTTCTAGAGGGAGACTCAGTTCTTTGTTTATGCACATGTAGAACTTGGCCATAGAGCAGGGCCCTCCTCCTACTGCACCAACACTAATGGGACAGCTAACCCAGGCTAGGAACTGAAGGTATTTCTTGGCCTTGAAGCCACAGGCAAGGCAAGGCAAGGCAACAAAAAATACACTGCCACAGTGTTCCTGGGACCTTAGCCATCTCTGTGAACTCCTGAGCACATGGATGTATCTTCCACTATCATCTTGCAGTGACTTCCCTTATCACCATCTTCTGGACCCTGTGTTCACTGATTTGATATGAgggtgggagggcaggaggggtgTGTGTGGATGATAGTAAGTCCAGCAAAGACCCCATCTCACAGTGCAAAAATGTCCTGTGATCCTATTAAGACTCAGTCCTACCAGCACCCGTGTGCTTCTTGAGCAAAAGAAGTCCAGCCCCTTCTCAGGGTGCACCCGGCAGGCCTGCCGCTATCCATGGTGCTAATGGCTGTGGCTGCCAGACTTCCTTTGGCAGGAAGGGATCATGTTTCAGAAATCCAAGAATTTATTCATGTTCCCAGACTTTGATGTGAAGCCATAGCTCTGTGTGGAAATATTAGATGCTCCACACATGCCCTCTCTAACCAGGCCTCACCCCTGTGTAGGAGACTTCCCCTCTGACAAGCAGAGGGCTTGGATAGCTAAAAGgaattgtggggtttttttttctctcttgttcccttcttcctttttcttggcTATTCACTATGTACCATGATCATACACACACCAGGAGCCATAGCTGTAAATGAAGAAATCACTAACCCTCTCCAACAgtcactttctctctctgtcaagagagagagaaatcaagcaCAAGATTAAAAATGCAGCTGTGACAAGCCAAAATGGCTTCTTCCAAACGCAAACAGTTTTGAGTTTGCACATTTCTTGCACGGTAAAGTGTGTGGAAGGAGCACACAATGCCGGTAAGTTCAGTCAGGGAGGGCTACAGAGCTgcaagaagatggccatctgGTGGGCCTGATTGAGAATCATCAGGAACTGGCACACCCACCCCATTCCCATCCCCCAGCCAGAGAGTCCAGCCTCAAAGTATAATCCCCCAGTGACAAAGAGTCACTCTTGGGAATAAGCAATTCTCAAAGAGTTTTCCGTGAGCTCAttcttgaaaggaaaaaaaaaaaagagtactctTATGTAAAATTAGTTTGGAAAACTCTGAGTAGAAAAATTTGCATGTGTATGTTTGTTGAGCTGATGCACTTTTCAGAACT of the Bubalus kerabau isolate K-KA32 ecotype Philippines breed swamp buffalo chromosome 3, PCC_UOA_SB_1v2, whole genome shotgun sequence genome contains:
- the C1QL2 gene encoding complement C1q-like protein 2 isoform X2 codes for the protein MALGLLIAVPLLLQAAPPGAAHYEMMGTCRMICDPYTAAPGAGPAGAKAPPPGPSTAALEVIQDLSVNPPPPFIQGPKGDPGRPGKPGPRGPPGEPGPPGPRGPPGEKGDSGRPGLPGLQLTAGAAGGVGVVVTGALSAAFSGPKIAFYVGLKSPHEGYEVLKFDDVVTNLGNHYDPTTGKFSCQVRGIYFFTYHILMRGGDGTSMWADLCKNGQVRASAIAQDADQNYDYASNSVVLHLDSGDEVYVKLDGGKAHGGNNNKYSTFSGFLLYPD
- the C1QL2 gene encoding complement C1q-like protein 2 isoform X1, translated to MALGLLIAVPLLLQAAPPGAAHYEMMGTCRMICDPYTAAPGAGPAGAKAPPPGPSTAALEVIQDLSVNPPPPFIQGPKGDPGRPGKPGPRGPPGEPGPPGPRGPPGEKGDSGRPGLPGLQLTAGAAGGVGVVGGGTGGGGDSEGEVTGALSAAFSGPKIAFYVGLKSPHEGYEVLKFDDVVTNLGNHYDPTTGKFSCQVRGIYFFTYHILMRGGDGTSMWADLCKNGQVRASAIAQDADQNYDYASNSVVLHLDSGDEVYVKLDGGKAHGGNNNKYSTFSGFLLYPD